A window of the Polaribacter batillariae genome harbors these coding sequences:
- a CDS encoding glycosyl hydrolase family 17 protein, giving the protein MSYREGHHFSLNYKEGELDKGVDFSKYSLDSLQKLWRETLQQGMHGICFSMYEDGQKPGDTITKEQVERRIKILKPYTQWIRSFSCIEGNEHIPRIAKKHDLKTMVGAWLGNDAEKNEQEIQALIALAKEGCVDIAAVGNEVLYRNDLSLEELLSYIKRVKTAIPDVTVGYVDAYYEFSRHPELVEVSDVILSNCYPFWEGCPIDYSLAHMQSMYKQATHAAQGKKVIITETGWPSQGGSEAAADATDENTIKYFINTQVWSAKDNVEVFYFSSFDESWKVGDEGDVGGYWGLWDKNERLKY; this is encoded by the coding sequence ATGTCATATAGAGAAGGACATCATTTTTCTTTGAATTATAAAGAAGGAGAATTAGATAAAGGAGTAGATTTTAGCAAATACTCTCTAGATAGTTTACAAAAACTTTGGAGAGAGACGTTGCAGCAAGGAATGCATGGTATTTGTTTTAGCATGTACGAAGACGGTCAAAAACCAGGAGATACCATTACTAAAGAACAAGTAGAAAGAAGAATAAAAATTTTAAAACCATATACCCAATGGATTCGATCTTTTTCTTGTATAGAAGGGAATGAACATATTCCAAGAATTGCAAAAAAACATGATTTAAAAACGATGGTTGGAGCTTGGTTAGGTAACGATGCAGAAAAAAACGAACAAGAAATTCAAGCATTAATAGCTTTAGCTAAAGAAGGTTGTGTAGATATAGCAGCTGTTGGTAACGAAGTTTTATATAGAAATGATTTAAGTTTAGAAGAACTTTTGAGTTATATTAAAAGAGTAAAAACAGCAATTCCAGATGTTACTGTGGGCTATGTAGATGCTTATTACGAATTTTCTAGACATCCAGAATTGGTTGAGGTAAGTGACGTTATTTTATCTAACTGTTATCCTTTTTGGGAAGGTTGTCCAATAGATTACTCTTTAGCGCATATGCAAAGTATGTACAAACAAGCAACTCATGCAGCACAAGGTAAAAAAGTAATTATTACAGAAACAGGTTGGCCAAGTCAAGGAGGTAGTGAAGCAGCAGCAGATGCTACAGACGAAAACACAATAAAGTATTTTATTAACACGCAAGTATGGTCTGCAAAAGACAATGTTGAGGTTTTTTACTTTTCTTCTTTTGATGAATCTTGGAAAGTAGGAGATGAAGGAGATGTTGGTGGTTATTGGGGTCTATGGGATAAAAATGAGCGCTTAAAATATTAA
- a CDS encoding acetyl-CoA C-acyltransferase, with the protein MKEVVIVSVARTPIGSFMGSLSTIPATKLGAFAIKGALEKINLAPNLVQEVFMGNVVSAGLGQAPARQAAIYAGIPDTVPCTTVNKVCASGMKSIMLAAQTIALGDANIVVAGGMENMSSIPHYQQARNGVKFGAITMEDGMQKDGLVDAYENVAMGVCADACATEYRFSREEQDAYAIQSYQRSSNAWSEGKYADEVIPVEVPQRRGEPIVFSEDEEYKNVKMEKIPALRAAFTKEGTVTAANASTINDGGAALVLMSAEKAKELNITPLAKIKSYADAAHEPKWFTTAPAKALPKALAKANLSIDDVDYFELNEAFSVVGLANMKILGITDDKVNVNGGAVSLGHPLGVSGARIVIALTSILKQNNAKIGAAAICNGGGGASALIIERI; encoded by the coding sequence ATGAAAGAAGTCGTAATTGTATCGGTTGCAAGAACACCAATTGGAAGCTTTATGGGGAGTTTATCTACAATTCCTGCCACAAAACTAGGGGCTTTTGCTATTAAAGGCGCTTTAGAAAAAATTAATTTAGCGCCTAATTTAGTTCAAGAAGTTTTTATGGGAAATGTAGTTTCTGCTGGTTTGGGGCAAGCCCCTGCAAGACAAGCAGCAATTTATGCAGGAATTCCAGACACAGTGCCTTGTACAACCGTTAACAAAGTATGTGCTTCTGGAATGAAATCTATTATGTTAGCTGCACAAACTATTGCACTAGGAGATGCAAATATTGTTGTTGCTGGTGGTATGGAAAATATGAGTTCGATTCCTCATTATCAACAAGCAAGAAATGGCGTTAAATTTGGGGCGATTACGATGGAAGATGGAATGCAAAAAGATGGCTTGGTAGATGCCTACGAAAATGTTGCAATGGGGGTTTGTGCAGATGCTTGTGCTACAGAATATCGTTTTTCTAGAGAAGAACAAGATGCCTATGCGATACAATCTTACCAAAGGTCTTCAAATGCCTGGAGCGAAGGAAAATATGCCGATGAAGTTATACCTGTAGAAGTTCCTCAAAGACGTGGAGAACCAATTGTTTTTTCGGAAGACGAAGAGTACAAAAACGTAAAAATGGAGAAAATTCCTGCATTAAGAGCTGCTTTTACAAAAGAAGGAACAGTTACTGCTGCAAATGCTTCTACAATTAACGATGGCGGAGCTGCATTGGTTTTAATGTCTGCAGAAAAAGCAAAAGAATTAAACATTACTCCGTTGGCTAAAATAAAAAGTTATGCAGATGCTGCCCACGAACCAAAATGGTTTACCACTGCACCTGCAAAAGCACTTCCAAAAGCATTGGCAAAAGCAAATCTTTCGATAGATGATGTAGATTATTTCGAATTAAACGAAGCGTTTTCTGTTGTTGGTTTGGCAAACATGAAAATTTTAGGAATTACAGACGATAAAGTAAACGTAAATGGTGGGGCTGTTTCTTTAGGCCACCCATTAGGAGTTTCTGGAGCAAGAATTGTAATTGCTTTAACATCTATCTTAAAACAAAACAATGCCAAAATTGGTGCTGCTGCAATTTGTAATGGTGGTGGTGGTGCAAGTGCATTAATTATTGAAAGAATTTAA
- a CDS encoding C40 family peptidase, which translates to MSVLFGICNLSIVAVRAEASDISEMTSQLLFGEHFQVIEKQKHWSKIRLNFDNFEGFIDNKQYQIITEEFYTEVCNEIPKYSGEILDFVTNTNNELTTIPIGCNLPLFKDGKLKLGTTVFSYENSIFSGKKLKSEILKTAFTFLNTPFLWGGKTPFGIDCSGFTQMVYKLCGYKLYRNAKEQATQGEVLSFIEESEPGDLAFFDNEEGEIIHVGIILNDYKIIHAHGKVRIDTLDHSGIFNIDLQKHTHKLRVIKKIMS; encoded by the coding sequence TTGAGCGTTTTATTTGGTATTTGTAATTTAAGCATTGTTGCTGTAAGAGCAGAAGCATCTGACATTTCTGAAATGACGAGCCAGCTTTTGTTTGGTGAGCATTTCCAAGTTATTGAAAAACAAAAACATTGGAGTAAAATTCGATTGAATTTCGATAATTTTGAAGGTTTTATAGACAATAAACAGTACCAAATAATTACCGAAGAATTTTATACCGAAGTTTGTAATGAAATCCCCAAATATTCTGGAGAAATTTTAGACTTTGTTACTAACACAAATAACGAGCTAACAACCATACCCATTGGCTGTAATTTGCCTTTATTTAAAGATGGAAAATTAAAATTAGGAACCACTGTTTTTTCTTATGAAAACAGTATTTTTTCTGGTAAGAAACTAAAAAGCGAAATTTTAAAAACAGCTTTTACTTTTTTAAATACTCCTTTTCTTTGGGGAGGAAAAACTCCATTTGGTATCGATTGTTCTGGTTTTACACAAATGGTTTACAAACTTTGCGGATACAAGTTATACAGAAATGCAAAAGAACAAGCTACACAAGGTGAGGTTTTAAGCTTTATTGAAGAAAGTGAGCCAGGAGATTTGGCTTTTTTTGACAATGAAGAAGGCGAAATTATACATGTTGGAATTATTTTAAATGATTACAAAATCATTCACGCACATGGAAAAGTTAGAATCGACACTTTAGACCATAGTGGTATTTTTAATATCGATTTACAAAAACACACACATAAGCTAAGAGTTATAAAAAAAATAATGTCTTGA
- a CDS encoding substrate-binding domain-containing protein produces MKTIKEIAEAANVSTGTVDRVIHNRPGVSPKTRERVKAVLDKYNFQKNIIASTLAFKKELTIATLIPFSNSSKEFWNEPKRGIIVASNEIQKYGVDTKHYYFNQFSPESFIESFNKILDLNPNAVLISPIFYKTTIKLIKELETKNIPYIFINTDIALQQNISFIGQNSYQSGFLSGKILSQVLSEEKTILIVRSRKNIDSHQAIDSRIKGFIDYNQLHTPSRNIKHLTIESFATNEIKRKLTNEFLCNNLIKGIFVPSSYAYKIANVLCNLNLKSIKLLGYDVHKLNIDYLNHEIIDFLIEQEPFEQGYKGVKILFEYLLFKKKPNRTYNSPINIIVKENIEFVENHSENVLN; encoded by the coding sequence TTGAAAACCATAAAAGAAATTGCTGAAGCGGCAAATGTATCTACTGGAACAGTTGACAGAGTTATACATAATAGACCTGGAGTTTCTCCTAAAACAAGAGAGAGAGTAAAAGCCGTATTAGATAAGTATAATTTTCAAAAAAATATTATTGCGAGTACATTAGCTTTTAAAAAGGAACTCACTATTGCAACCTTAATACCCTTTTCTAATTCTTCTAAAGAGTTTTGGAATGAACCCAAAAGAGGCATTATCGTTGCTTCCAACGAAATACAAAAATATGGAGTAGATACAAAACATTATTATTTCAATCAATTTAGTCCAGAAAGCTTTATCGAATCATTTAATAAAATTTTAGATTTAAACCCTAATGCAGTACTTATATCTCCAATATTTTATAAAACTACTATCAAATTAATTAAAGAACTAGAAACAAAAAACATCCCGTATATATTTATAAATACAGATATTGCATTACAACAGAATATTTCATTTATAGGACAGAATTCATATCAAAGTGGATTTTTATCAGGAAAAATTTTAAGTCAAGTTTTATCAGAAGAAAAAACAATATTAATTGTTAGATCTAGAAAAAATATTGATAGTCATCAGGCAATCGATTCACGTATTAAGGGCTTTATTGACTATAATCAATTACATACCCCTTCTAGGAATATAAAACACCTAACTATAGAAAGTTTTGCAACTAATGAAATAAAAAGGAAGCTTACAAATGAATTTCTTTGCAATAATTTAATCAAAGGTATTTTTGTACCCTCTAGCTATGCATATAAAATTGCTAATGTTTTATGTAATTTAAATTTAAAAAGTATAAAATTGTTAGGTTATGATGTTCATAAATTAAACATTGATTATTTAAATCATGAAATAATAGACTTTTTAATTGAACAGGAACCTTTTGAGCAAGGTTACAAAGGAGTCAAAATTCTTTTCGAGTATTTGTTATTTAAAAAGAAACCGAATAGAACATACAACTCTCCAATAAATATTATTGTAAAAGAAAATATAGAATTTGTAGAAAATCATTCTGAAAATGTATTAAATTAA
- a CDS encoding HD family phosphohydrolase: MNNLVNKLYQNNTIIYKVILFLLTTIAIVYLFPKGGQFKYDYSNGQLWKYDNLYAPFDFAIQKSEEEIAIEKKEIEVNAKLYFNFDSNIINEVKDAFNKRMVLFRESDSLSVREINKLKNSGLNAIEEVYKTGFLEVISQDKVSNQNELVAIRKNNVVEDVLFKNLYNSSEVLNIIKKNLGTEPYSKEQIRVLDILSEIIKPNVFYDSDFTNKIIDTEIKNITYTKGKVSAGELIILKGGIVEGKKLEMLNSLKSESESKVWTDSNYNWIIFGYTILVALAMLMLLLFLKKYRLEIYNNNNTVTFIFFNVFLMIFVQTLVIKYNPDYLYIVPLSVLPIVLKAFFDARLGLFTHVLTVLLLGYIVPNSFEFIYLHIIAGIVTILTVSELYKRANLFISVAQITLIYMITYLAFSIIKEGNASQINLDYFMLFAANGLLSFLAIILIYMYEKVFGLVSDVTLLELSNTNSKLLRELNEKAPGTFQHSMQVANLAEAAANEIGANSMLVRTGALYHDVGKIVNPMYFIENQTTGVNPHNDLSPRDSAKIITDHVIKGVEVAKKYNIPDRIIDFIRTHHGTSTTYYFYVKEQEQNPDIKVDVKKFQYQGPLPFSKETAILMMCDAAEAASKSLGKPTAQSISSLIDKITDKQMADNQFINSDITLKEIETIKKVIKKKLMNIYHLRVEYPE; encoded by the coding sequence ATGAACAACTTAGTCAATAAATTATATCAAAATAACACGATTATTTATAAAGTAATCTTATTCTTACTTACAACAATTGCAATCGTGTATTTATTTCCAAAAGGAGGGCAGTTTAAGTACGATTATAGCAATGGACAATTATGGAAATACGATAATTTATATGCGCCATTCGATTTTGCAATTCAAAAATCGGAAGAAGAAATAGCAATTGAAAAGAAAGAAATAGAGGTAAACGCGAAGTTGTATTTTAATTTCGATTCGAATATTATTAATGAAGTAAAAGATGCTTTTAATAAAAGAATGGTTTTGTTTCGAGAAAGCGATTCTTTGTCTGTAAGAGAAATTAATAAGCTAAAAAATAGTGGGTTAAATGCCATTGAAGAGGTTTATAAAACAGGTTTTTTAGAAGTTATTAGTCAAGATAAAGTTTCAAACCAAAACGAATTGGTTGCCATTCGAAAGAATAATGTTGTTGAAGATGTGTTGTTTAAAAACTTATACAATTCTTCAGAAGTTTTAAATATTATCAAAAAGAATTTAGGTACAGAGCCCTACTCTAAAGAGCAAATTAGGGTATTGGATATTTTATCAGAAATTATAAAACCCAATGTTTTTTACGATTCAGATTTTACCAATAAAATTATAGATACAGAAATTAAAAATATTACCTACACAAAAGGAAAAGTTTCTGCAGGAGAGTTAATTATTTTAAAAGGAGGTATTGTTGAAGGGAAAAAATTAGAGATGCTAAATTCTTTAAAAAGCGAATCTGAATCTAAAGTTTGGACAGATTCTAATTACAATTGGATTATTTTTGGCTATACTATTTTAGTTGCATTGGCGATGCTAATGTTGTTATTATTCTTGAAAAAATATAGACTCGAAATTTATAATAATAACAATACAGTTACATTTATATTCTTTAATGTGTTTTTAATGATTTTTGTACAAACATTAGTTATAAAATACAATCCAGATTATTTATATATTGTTCCGTTAAGTGTACTGCCAATAGTTCTTAAAGCTTTTTTTGATGCACGTTTAGGGCTTTTTACACATGTTTTAACAGTATTATTATTAGGGTATATTGTACCCAATAGTTTCGAGTTTATATACCTACATATTATTGCAGGTATTGTTACCATTTTAACAGTTTCGGAGCTTTACAAGAGAGCTAATTTATTTATTTCGGTAGCACAAATTACTCTCATTTACATGATTACTTATTTGGCATTTTCTATCATTAAAGAAGGCAATGCTTCTCAAATAAATTTAGATTATTTTATGCTATTCGCTGCCAACGGACTTTTATCGTTTTTAGCAATAATTTTAATCTATATGTACGAAAAAGTATTTGGTTTAGTTTCTGATGTTACCTTGTTAGAACTTTCCAATACAAATTCTAAATTGCTTCGAGAATTAAACGAAAAAGCTCCAGGAACTTTCCAGCACTCTATGCAGGTTGCTAATTTAGCGGAGGCAGCTGCTAACGAAATCGGAGCAAATTCTATGTTGGTAAGAACAGGTGCATTATACCACGATGTTGGTAAGATTGTAAACCCGATGTATTTTATTGAAAACCAAACAACAGGAGTAAACCCACATAACGATTTATCGCCAAGAGACAGTGCTAAGATAATTACAGATCATGTAATAAAAGGAGTAGAAGTAGCTAAAAAATATAACATTCCAGATAGAATTATAGATTTTATTAGAACGCACCATGGAACAAGTACAACGTATTATTTTTATGTGAAGGAACAAGAACAAAATCCAGATATTAAGGTTGATGTTAAAAAATTTCAATACCAAGGACCTTTGCCTTTTTCAAAAGAAACCGCCATTTTAATGATGTGCGATGCTGCAGAAGCAGCATCGAAAAGTTTAGGAAAACCAACAGCACAATCTATAAGTAGTTTAATCGACAAAATTACTGATAAACAAATGGCAGATAACCAATTTATAAACTCAGACATTACTTTAAAAGAGATAGAAACTATTAAAAAAGTAATTAAGAAAAAGCTTATGAATATTTATCATTTAAGAGTAGAATATCCTGAATAA
- a CDS encoding MFS transporter: protein MSNQSTTPARGKVPFRQKAAFGAGHFVLNLLPGVLGVYLQVFILTAFGMDPVWAGLLGGLPRIFDALTDPVMGFISDNTKSKWGRRRPYIFSGAIISGILFILMWQLDENASQTFNFWYVMILQILFLVGNTMFATPLVGLGYEMTSDYNERTRLMSLANSMGQIAWMIVPWLYVIIPDVNTFENPAQGVRTMAVIVGGVCILFGILPAFFCRGIDASHMENRKELNLKSLASNMKELWQGIKQVSKNKPFMKLCGATFLVFNGFQLVAAFSVFIIVFYMNSGSWELAGTWPAWFNTLNAIITAFIVIPIISKMATKWGKRKAFLISTFLSIIGYILKWWGFDIELNNSFNETALGKSMTSAVASLFEFLNPYLDSVGMSWFSIDTTNGIPWLIFIPIPLFAFGMGGLFTLMMSMTADVCDLDELENGMPRKEGTFGAIYWWMVKLGQAIAIILSGVILKIVGFDQNITNQAAETMNSLRIADIIVPASTAALAMIVMWKYSLNEKRAKEIKKILVERRGEL from the coding sequence ATGTCAAATCAATCTACAACACCAGCAAGAGGTAAGGTTCCATTTAGACAAAAAGCGGCATTCGGTGCGGGTCATTTTGTATTAAATTTATTACCAGGAGTATTAGGAGTTTACCTACAAGTATTTATATTAACTGCCTTTGGTATGGACCCAGTTTGGGCTGGACTTTTAGGAGGTTTACCAAGAATTTTCGACGCTTTAACAGATCCTGTTATGGGATTTATTTCAGATAACACAAAATCGAAATGGGGGCGCAGAAGACCTTATATTTTTAGCGGAGCAATCATTAGCGGAATCTTGTTTATTTTAATGTGGCAATTAGACGAAAATGCATCTCAAACTTTTAATTTTTGGTATGTAATGATCTTGCAGATATTGTTTTTAGTAGGAAACACAATGTTTGCGACACCTTTAGTTGGTTTAGGTTATGAAATGACATCCGATTATAATGAAAGAACTCGATTAATGAGTTTGGCAAATAGTATGGGGCAAATTGCATGGATGATTGTACCTTGGTTATATGTAATCATACCAGATGTAAATACTTTTGAGAATCCGGCTCAGGGTGTAAGAACTATGGCTGTAATTGTTGGGGGCGTTTGTATTTTATTTGGAATTTTACCAGCATTTTTCTGTAGAGGTATAGATGCTTCTCATATGGAAAATAGAAAAGAATTAAATTTAAAATCGCTCGCTTCTAATATGAAAGAATTATGGCAGGGTATTAAACAGGTTTCTAAAAACAAACCTTTTATGAAACTTTGTGGCGCAACTTTTTTAGTTTTTAATGGCTTTCAATTAGTCGCAGCCTTTTCTGTTTTTATTATTGTTTTTTATATGAATAGTGGTAGTTGGGAGCTAGCGGGTACTTGGCCTGCATGGTTTAATACATTAAATGCAATTATCACTGCTTTTATTGTAATACCAATTATTTCTAAAATGGCAACAAAATGGGGAAAAAGAAAAGCTTTTTTAATTTCAACATTTTTATCAATTATAGGATATATTTTAAAATGGTGGGGATTTGATATCGAGTTAAATAACAGTTTTAACGAAACAGCTTTGGGTAAATCTATGACAAGTGCTGTGGCTTCTTTATTCGAGTTTTTAAACCCTTATTTAGATAGTGTAGGTATGTCGTGGTTTAGTATAGATACTACAAATGGTATTCCTTGGTTAATTTTTATACCCATTCCATTATTTGCATTTGGTATGGGAGGTTTATTTACTTTAATGATGAGTATGACTGCAGATGTTTGTGATTTAGATGAATTAGAAAATGGTATGCCTCGTAAAGAAGGTACTTTCGGAGCAATTTATTGGTGGATGGTAAAATTAGGTCAAGCCATTGCCATTATTTTAAGCGGTGTTATTTTAAAAATTGTTGGTTTTGATCAAAATATTACAAATCAAGCTGCAGAAACCATGAATTCTTTAAGAATTGCAGATATTATTGTGCCAGCTTCAACTGCGGCTTTAGCGATGATAGTAATGTGGAAGTATAGCTTAAACGAAAAAAGAGCCAAAGAAATTAAAAAAATACTTGTAGAACGTAGAGGAGAATTGTAA
- a CDS encoding glycoside hydrolase family 30 protein translates to MKTNYFFSTLFLLMMISCNPKVETFVVDVYETSAAGNKLTKISDFVNVKNASTIKIYPDTTFQTITGFGGAFTEASAYLLNKLSKKNRDSIIQAYFSKEGANYSLTRTHMNSCDFSLSQYSYTPVEDDLELKHFTIEEDKNDLIPMIKEAIKTSEDGFKIFASPWTAAPWMKDNNHWVGGKLLPKYYDTWALFFSKYVAAYKKEGIDIWGFTVENEPLGNGNNWESMHYTPDEMTNFVQHHLGPQLRKDYPNIKILGYDQNREHLKEWIDSQFKNEQTSKYFDGTAIHWYASTFEIFSEELQYAHQKAPNKYLIQSEACVDAEVPVWQDDAWYWKKEATDWGYTWASEKDKHLHPKYAPVNRYARDIIGCLNNYVDGWVDWNMVLDTKGGPNWFKNWCIAPVIVDPEKDEVYFTPLYYTMAHFSKYIRPEAKVIGLENSDKELQVTAAKNKDGSIAVVVFNEGQTKKNFKLQLNDKEIVININAQALQTIMLSK, encoded by the coding sequence ATGAAAACAAATTATTTTTTCTCAACACTTTTTTTATTGATGATGATAAGTTGCAACCCAAAAGTAGAAACGTTCGTAGTAGATGTTTACGAAACATCAGCAGCAGGCAACAAACTAACCAAAATTTCTGATTTTGTTAATGTTAAAAATGCGTCAACAATTAAAATATATCCAGACACAACTTTTCAAACCATTACTGGTTTTGGGGGTGCTTTTACAGAGGCATCTGCCTATTTGTTAAACAAATTGAGTAAAAAAAATAGAGACAGCATAATTCAAGCATATTTTTCTAAAGAAGGCGCAAATTATTCGCTAACAAGAACACATATGAATTCTTGTGACTTCTCTTTATCTCAATATTCTTACACTCCTGTAGAAGATGATTTAGAGTTGAAACACTTTACGATAGAAGAAGATAAAAATGATTTAATTCCGATGATAAAAGAAGCAATAAAAACATCAGAAGATGGGTTTAAAATATTTGCTTCACCTTGGACAGCTGCTCCTTGGATGAAAGATAATAACCATTGGGTAGGTGGCAAATTACTGCCAAAATATTACGATACTTGGGCCCTTTTCTTTTCTAAATATGTAGCAGCTTATAAAAAAGAAGGCATAGATATTTGGGGGTTTACAGTAGAAAATGAACCTTTAGGAAATGGTAATAATTGGGAAAGTATGCATTATACTCCCGATGAAATGACCAACTTTGTGCAACATCATTTAGGGCCTCAATTAAGAAAAGACTATCCGAATATTAAAATTTTAGGGTACGATCAAAATAGAGAACACTTAAAAGAATGGATAGACTCTCAGTTTAAAAATGAACAAACGTCTAAATATTTTGATGGAACAGCCATTCATTGGTATGCAAGTACTTTCGAAATATTTTCAGAAGAGTTGCAATACGCACATCAAAAAGCGCCAAATAAATACTTAATTCAGTCAGAAGCTTGTGTAGATGCAGAAGTTCCAGTTTGGCAAGATGATGCTTGGTATTGGAAAAAAGAAGCTACAGATTGGGGTTATACTTGGGCTTCTGAAAAAGACAAACATTTGCACCCAAAATATGCACCTGTAAACAGGTATGCAAGAGATATTATTGGTTGTCTAAATAATTATGTAGATGGTTGGGTAGATTGGAACATGGTTTTAGACACCAAAGGTGGCCCTAACTGGTTTAAAAACTGGTGCATTGCTCCAGTAATCGTCGATCCAGAGAAAGATGAAGTGTATTTTACACCCTTGTATTACACAATGGCCCATTTTAGCAAATACATAAGACCAGAAGCAAAAGTAATCGGTTTAGAAAATTCAGATAAAGAATTACAAGTTACTGCAGCAAAAAATAAAGATGGCTCTATTGCTGTGGTGGTTTTTAATGAAGGGCAAACAAAGAAAAATTTCAAATTGCAGTTAAATGATAAAGAAATAGTTATAAACATTAACGCTCAAGCACTACAAACTATAATGTTGAGTAAATAA